Proteins encoded together in one Musa acuminata AAA Group cultivar baxijiao chromosome BXJ3-6, Cavendish_Baxijiao_AAA, whole genome shotgun sequence window:
- the LOC135641166 gene encoding disease resistance protein RPM1-like — translation MAEAMLASLLPNLASAIAAPISNVGHLLSTVGDGVDWLRDELRSMRSFLVNTETSATEDHMSWADEIRAIVYDSEDIIDAFDAISSHPFACFLCHLRSRHRVGWKIREIKNRLDDHFRRRSGYINPAGDRSTSLDLHNRWIHGLLASSPWTHQGERIVGFEEDFDAVVGRLMNGSPELSVLSLVGMGGVGKTTLVKKVFNHSDVRRHFDHLAWVYVSRSFRLGNLVNEVAKGLMQIPSTEIDALSERQLQELLLRTLKEKRFLLVLDDVWDRGVWETIRLVLPINGHGNRVIITTRNSEVAASVVGARSCTHVLRPLSHEESWELFCDKVFAVSEPCPDELIEVAERIVRKCHGLPLAIAIVGGMMLRKGRSQLEWNHVLDNIYSDLIGNEVEVQGPLFLSYKDLPYPLKSCFLLCSIFPQDWNIPRKKLIRLWIAEGLIKDVERESVEDVAEKYLMELINRNIIQISIISSSGRVKACRIHHLLHQLSISISRAQNFSAVYEDQQAVIPSRASRISLQKSSYDALQNKGWEKLRSLFMFGIFDSLHISERMLKNLRLLRVLDLENASLVELPGEVGNLFHLRYLSVRGTRLEKLPVSLKNLCNLQTLDIRRTQLRKLSFEIKRLKNLRHLEMRQDEKSIKVPLGLSRMQHLQVVTGVQADCTFVHEVGKLTELRKLAIGDLRAEDTAVLCSSINNMAGLLSLSIFSIDVSTAIDLEKLNPSSLQKLHIAGRLERLPHWFSGISNLTKLRLGLSGLFADPFEVLQQLPNLVFLQLYEAYQGKVLRCANRGFIKLKILILTDLKELEEWEVEDGAMRCIQEMWIMSCSKLKTVPLGLEFLVTLQQLRLVSMPEHFVKRLNPSEGEDFIKVKHIPSIQVN, via the coding sequence CCTGGTAAACACGGAGACCAGCGCCACCGAAGACCACATGAGTTGGGCCGACGAGATCCGAGCCATAGTCTATGATTCTGAGGACATCATCGACGCCTTCGACGCCATCAGCTCGCATCCCTTTGCTTGCTTCCTTTGCCATTTGAGATCGCGGCATCGAGTTGGGTGGAAAATTAGGGAGATCAAAAATAGGCTCGACGACCATTTTAGGAGGAGGTCGGGGTATATCAATCCAGCAGGGGATAGATCAACCTCACTTGACTTGCACAATAGATGGATCCATGGTCTGCTGGCTTCTTCTCCCTGGACCCATCAAGGAGAACGTATAGTGGGATTCGAGGAAGATTTTGATGCTGTAGTTGGTCGGTTGATGAACGGCAGCCCAGAGTTGAGTGTTCTGTCTTTGGTGGGCATGGGAGGTGTGGGGAAAACCACGCTCGTCAAGAAGGTGTTCAATCATAGTGATGTGAGAAGGCACTTCGATCACCTGGCTTGGGTCTACGTATCCAGATCCTTTCGTCTCGGAAACCTCGTCAACGAAGTGGCCAAAGGGCTGATGCAGATCCCCTCCACGGAGATCGACGCGCTCAGCGAGAGGCAGCTGCAGGAGCTACTGCTGAGGACTCTAAAGGAGAAGAGATTTCTGCTGGTGCTCGACGATGTGTGGGACAGAGGTGTATGGGAGACCATCAGACTCGTTCTGCCCATCAATGGTCATGGAAACCGAGTGATCATCACGACTCGCAACAGTGAGGTGGCTGCGTCGGTGGTGGGCGCGAGGAGCTGCACGCATGTGCTTCGGCCGCTGTCCCATGAGGAGTCATGGGAATTGTTCTGTGACAAAGTGTTCGCGGTATCGGAACCATGCCCCGACGAGCTAATAGAAGTAGCCGAACGAATCGTAAGGAAGTGCCATGGGCTGCCCTTGGCAATAGCAATCGTCGGAGGAATGATGCTGCGAAAAGGTAGATCACAATTGGAGTGGAATCATGTCCTCGATAACATCTACAGTGATCTCATCGGCAATGAAGTTGAGGTGCAGGGTCCTCTGTTCTTGAGTTACAAGGACTTGCCTTATCCATTAAAGTCTTGTTTCCTACTTTGTTCCATATTCCCACAAGACTGGAACATACCGAGAAAGAAATTGATCAGGCTATGGATAGCCGAAGGGCTAATAAAAGATGTGGAACGGGAAAGTGTGGAAGATGTTGCTGAGAAGTACCTGATGGAGCTTATCAACAGAAACATAATTCAGATATCAATAATCAGCAGTAGTGGGCGCGTGAAGGCCTGCCGAATCCATCATCTCCTCCACCAGCTCTCTATCTCCATATCCAGAGCGCAGAATTTCTCAGCAGTCTATGAAGATCAACAGGCCGTCATTCCTAGTAGAGCTTCTCGTATTTCATTGCAAAAGAGCTCCTACGATGCCTTGCAAAACAAAGGTTGGGAAAAACTTCGCTCTCTTTTTATGTTTGGCATATTTGATTCCCTTCACATCAGTGAGCGTATGTTGAAAAACCTTAGGTTACTCAGAGTACTTGATCTAGAAAATGCTTCTTTAGTGGAACTTCCTGGTGAGGTGGGTAATCTATTTCACTTGAGGTACTTAAGTGTAAGGGGGACAAGGCTTGAGAAGCTCCCTGTGTCATTAAAGAATCTCTGCAACTTGCAAACACTGGACATCAGAAGAACCCAGCTGAGGAAGTTGTCATTTGAGATTAAACGCTTGAAGAATCTGAGGCACCTTGAGATGAGGCAAGACGAGAAGAGCATCAAAGTGCCACTAGGACTCTCACGTATGCAACATCTTCAAGTGGTGACTGGTGTACAAGCTGACTGCACCTTTGTTCATGAAGTCGGAAAGCTAACTGAGTTGAGAAAATTGGCTATTGGAGATCTGCGAGCTGAAGATACTGCTGTCTTGTGCTCCTCCATCAACAACATGGCTGGTCTGTTGTCACTGTCAATATTCTCCATTGATGTTTCTACAGCAATAGATCTGGAGAAGTTGAACCCTTCATCTCTACAGAAGCTTCATATAGCTGGACGTCTAGAAAGATTGCCTCACTGGTTTAGTGGCATCAGCAACCTCACCAAGTTGAGGTTGGGTCTATCCGGACTGTTTGCAGATCCATTTGAAGTCTTGCAACAGCTCCCCAACCTTGTCTTCCTTCAGCTATACGAGGCATACCAGGGTAAGGTGCTGAGATGCGCCAATCGTGGGTTCATAAAATTAAAGATACTAATATTGACTGATCTGAAAGAGTTGGAAGAATGGGAGGTAGAGGATGGAGCGATGCGATGCATCCAGGAGATGTGGATCATGTCATGCTCAAAATTGAAGACGGTACCCCTTGGACTTGAGTTCCTTGTCACACTGCAGCAGCTGAGACTAGTAAGCATGCCAGAACATTTTGTCAAGAGACTGAATCCCTCCGAAGGAGAGGATTTCATCAAAGTCAAACATATTCCTTCCATTCAGGTCAATTAG